A genomic window from Streptomyces sp. NBC_00234 includes:
- a CDS encoding YdeI/OmpD-associated family protein, translating into MHTDATESAAPETRFFERAAELESWLDAHHGTRSALWIRIAKKASGIVSVGPSEVIDAAICYGWIDGQRKSCDETYYLQKITPRRPRSLWSLVNVRKVEALTAAGRMREPGLAEVRAARADGRWAAAYPSQSEATVPADLEAALAGDATAARRFEQLGKSDRYLVILRLVTARTPAVRAARLQRMTERLAAGEPIR; encoded by the coding sequence GTGCACACGGACGCAACGGAGTCGGCGGCCCCCGAGACGCGGTTCTTCGAACGGGCCGCCGAGCTGGAGTCCTGGCTCGACGCGCACCACGGAACGCGGTCGGCGCTGTGGATCAGGATCGCCAAGAAGGCGTCGGGCATCGTATCGGTCGGTCCGTCCGAGGTCATCGACGCCGCGATCTGCTACGGCTGGATCGACGGACAGCGCAAGTCCTGCGACGAGACGTACTACCTCCAGAAGATCACGCCCCGCCGGCCCAGGAGCCTGTGGTCCCTGGTCAACGTCCGCAAGGTCGAGGCCCTGACAGCGGCTGGGCGGATGCGGGAGCCGGGCCTCGCCGAGGTGCGGGCGGCCCGGGCGGACGGGCGGTGGGCCGCGGCGTACCCCTCGCAGAGCGAGGCGACCGTGCCCGCCGATCTCGAAGCCGCGCTGGCGGGCGACGCGACGGCGGCCCGCCGCTTCGAGCAGCTCGGAAAGTCGGACCGCTACCTCGTGATCCTGCGCCTCGTGACGGCGCGGACACCAGCCGTCAGGGCCGCCAGGCTCCAGCGGATGACGGAGCGTCTGGCGGCGGGCGAACCGATTCGCTGA
- a CDS encoding acyl-CoA thioesterase — protein sequence MTFFVDVTVRGYELDTQGHLNQAVYLQYAEHARWELLREAGVPQEKLLATGVGPVALEVTVKYASELRGGDKVRVTCAFVYGSGKTFRIAQQIIKEDGTVAAEITGVGGMLDLTARRLIADPGGHLASLADNPELLGA from the coding sequence ATGACCTTTTTTGTTGACGTGACAGTGCGTGGCTACGAACTCGACACCCAGGGACACCTGAACCAGGCCGTCTATCTCCAGTACGCCGAACATGCCCGGTGGGAGCTGCTGCGGGAGGCCGGCGTGCCGCAGGAGAAGCTGTTGGCCACCGGGGTGGGCCCGGTGGCCTTGGAAGTGACGGTGAAGTACGCCAGCGAGCTGCGCGGTGGGGACAAGGTCCGGGTGACCTGCGCGTTCGTCTACGGGTCCGGCAAGACCTTCCGGATCGCGCAGCAGATCATCAAGGAGGACGGCACCGTCGCCGCCGAGATCACGGGGGTGGGCGGCATGCTCGACCTCACCGCCCGGAGGCTGATCGCGGACCCCGGGGGCCACCTCGCCTCGCTGGCCGACAACCCGGAGCTGCTCGGCGCCTGA